A stretch of Enterobacter cloacae complex sp. ECNIH7 DNA encodes these proteins:
- the ydgT gene encoding transcription modulator YdgT, with protein sequence MTVQDYLLKFRKINSLESLEKLFDHLNYTLSDNQDIINMYRAADHRRAELVSGGRLFNVGEVPKSVWRYVL encoded by the coding sequence ATGACAGTTCAGGACTATTTATTAAAATTTCGCAAGATCAATTCGCTTGAGAGCCTGGAAAAACTGTTTGACCATCTGAACTACACCCTGTCGGATAATCAGGACATCATTAATATGTATCGCGCCGCTGACCATCGCCGTGCGGAGCTGGTTTCCGGAGGTCGTTTGTTCAACGTGGGTGAAGTGCCTAAGTCCGTATGGCGTTACGTTTTATAA
- a CDS encoding electron transport complex subunit E, which produces MSQVKEVIVQGLWKNNSALVQLLGMCPLLAVTSTATNALGLGLATTLVLTLTNLSISALRRWTPSEIRIPIYVMIIASVVSVVQMLINAYAFGLYQSLGIFIPLIVTNCIVVGRAEAFAVKNSPAMSALDGFSIGMGATCAMFVLGSLREILGNGTLFDGADALLGGWAKALRVEVFHTDTPFLLAMLPPGAFIGLGMMLAIKYLIDEKRKRRAAERSVLEGTPEKAS; this is translated from the coding sequence ATGAGCCAGGTTAAAGAGGTTATTGTCCAGGGGTTGTGGAAGAACAACTCCGCGCTGGTCCAGCTTCTGGGGATGTGCCCACTGCTGGCGGTAACGTCCACCGCCACCAACGCGCTCGGTCTGGGTCTGGCAACCACGCTGGTGCTGACCCTGACCAACCTCTCCATCTCCGCCCTGCGCCGCTGGACGCCGTCGGAAATTCGTATTCCGATTTACGTCATGATCATTGCGTCTGTTGTTAGCGTCGTACAAATGCTCATCAACGCTTACGCATTCGGCCTGTACCAGTCGCTCGGGATCTTTATTCCCCTTATCGTCACCAACTGTATCGTCGTTGGCCGTGCGGAAGCGTTCGCGGTGAAAAACAGCCCCGCCATGTCGGCGCTGGATGGTTTTTCCATTGGAATGGGCGCCACCTGCGCCATGTTCGTGCTGGGCTCGCTGCGCGAGATCCTCGGTAACGGTACGCTGTTTGACGGCGCCGATGCGCTGCTGGGCGGCTGGGCCAAAGCGCTGCGCGTTGAAGTGTTCCACACCGATACGCCATTCCTGCTGGCAATGCTGCCCCCTGGCGCGTTTATTGGCCTTGGCATGATGCTGGCGATAAAATATCTGATTGATGAGAAACGTAAGCGCCGCGCGGCTGAGCGTAGCGTTCTGGAAGGGACACCCGAGAAGGCTTCATGA
- a CDS encoding DUF2569 domain-containing protein, producing MTATPGERIGGWLIAPLAWLLVALLSASLALLLYTTALITPHAIQTLMSQSVLNIAMWFVSFVFAIGMWYYTLWLTIAFFKRRKSVPKHYIIWLLISVLLAVKAFAFSPVSDALAVRQLLFPLLAAALLVPYFKRSTRVKNTFVNP from the coding sequence ATGACCGCAACGCCTGGAGAACGCATTGGAGGCTGGTTAATCGCCCCACTGGCATGGCTGCTGGTTGCCTTATTAAGCGCATCGCTTGCGCTGCTGCTGTATACCACCGCACTGATTACCCCTCACGCCATCCAGACACTGATGTCGCAAAGCGTGCTGAATATTGCGATGTGGTTTGTGTCGTTCGTTTTCGCAATTGGAATGTGGTACTACACCCTGTGGTTGACCATCGCTTTCTTTAAGCGCCGCAAAAGTGTACCTAAACACTACATTATCTGGCTGCTGATTTCGGTTCTGCTGGCGGTGAAAGCCTTTGCTTTTTCGCCCGTATCAGACGCTCTGGCCGTTCGTCAGCTGCTTTTCCCGTTACTGGCCGCCGCGCTGCTGGTCCCCTATTTCAAGCGTTCGACGCGGGTAAAAAACACCTTCGTGAACCCGTAA
- a CDS encoding oxidoreductase, producing MSDNIRVGLIGYGYASKTFHAPLIAGTPGMTLAAVSSSDAAKVHADWPSVPVVSEPKHLFNDPNIDLIVIPTPNDTHFPLAKAALEAGKHVVVDKPFTVTLSQARELDALAKSLGRLLSVFHNRRWDSDFLTVKRLLSEGTLGEILFFESHFDRFRPQVRNRWREQAGPGSGIWYDLAPHLLDQAVNLFGLPVSMTVDLAQLRPGAQTTDYFHAVLSYPQRRIVLHGTMVAAAESARYIIHGTRGSYVKFGLDPQEDRLKSGERLPQEDWGYDMRDGVVTRVEGEELVEETLLTIPGNYPAYYAGIRDALSGTGENPVPASQAIQIMELIELGIESAKHRATLCLA from the coding sequence ATGAGTGATAATATACGCGTTGGGCTTATCGGCTACGGGTATGCAAGCAAAACGTTTCATGCGCCTCTGATAGCCGGAACGCCGGGGATGACCCTGGCTGCGGTATCCAGCAGCGATGCCGCTAAAGTCCATGCCGACTGGCCTTCCGTGCCGGTTGTCTCTGAGCCAAAACACCTTTTCAACGATCCGAATATCGATTTAATCGTTATCCCCACCCCGAACGACACCCACTTTCCGCTGGCAAAGGCCGCGCTGGAGGCCGGTAAACACGTGGTGGTCGATAAGCCCTTTACCGTCACGCTGTCTCAGGCTCGCGAGCTGGATGCGCTGGCAAAGAGTCTCGGCAGGCTGCTGTCGGTGTTTCATAACCGCCGCTGGGACAGCGACTTTCTGACGGTAAAAAGGCTTCTCAGTGAAGGCACGCTAGGGGAGATCCTCTTCTTTGAATCGCACTTTGACCGCTTCCGTCCGCAGGTACGAAACCGCTGGCGCGAGCAGGCTGGTCCAGGCAGCGGCATCTGGTACGATTTAGCCCCGCATCTGCTGGATCAGGCGGTCAATCTTTTTGGTCTGCCGGTGAGCATGACGGTCGATCTGGCCCAGCTCCGGCCCGGAGCGCAGACGACCGATTACTTCCACGCGGTGCTCAGCTACCCGCAGCGGCGGATTGTGCTGCACGGCACGATGGTCGCGGCCGCGGAATCGGCCCGCTACATTATTCACGGCACGCGCGGGAGCTACGTGAAGTTTGGCCTCGATCCGCAGGAGGACCGGCTGAAAAGCGGTGAACGTTTGCCGCAGGAAGACTGGGGCTATGATATGCGCGACGGCGTGGTAACGCGGGTGGAAGGTGAGGAACTGGTAGAGGAGACCTTGCTGACGATCCCGGGCAACTATCCGGCCTATTACGCGGGCATCCGCGATGCGCTGAGCGGCACGGGCGAAAATCCGGTTCCGGCCAGCCAGGCGATTCAGATTATGGAACTGATTGAGCTGGGTATTGAATCTGCCAAACATCGCGCCACGCTCTGTCTGGCATAA
- the add gene encoding adenosine deaminase, which translates to MIDTRLPLTDIHRHLDGNIRAQTILDLGRQFNLTLPAQTLESLIPHVQVTSNEPDLVSFLSKLDWGVKMLASLDACRRVAFENIEDAARNGLHYVELRFSPGYMAMTHNLPVAGVVEAVIEGVREGCKTFDVQARLIGIMSRTFGEAACLQELEALLAHRDAITAVDLAGDELGFPGSLFLSHFNRARDAGWHITVHAGEAAGPESIWQAIRELGAERIGHGVKAVEDRALMDFLAEQRIGIESCLTSNIQTSTVATLAHHPLKTFLEHGVLASLNTDDPAVQGVDIIHEYNIAAPQAGLSREQIRQAQINGLEIAFLTPEEKQALKDKVARG; encoded by the coding sequence ATGATTGATACACGCCTGCCTTTAACTGATATTCATCGTCACCTTGACGGTAACATTCGTGCCCAAACCATCCTCGATCTTGGCCGCCAGTTCAATTTAACGCTTCCTGCGCAGACGCTTGAGTCGCTGATCCCTCACGTACAGGTGACCTCCAATGAACCGGACCTGGTCAGCTTCCTGAGCAAACTCGACTGGGGCGTGAAGATGCTGGCCTCGCTGGATGCCTGCCGCCGCGTGGCGTTTGAGAACATTGAAGATGCGGCCCGTAACGGCCTGCATTACGTCGAGCTGCGCTTCTCGCCGGGCTATATGGCGATGACCCACAACCTGCCCGTTGCAGGCGTGGTGGAAGCCGTGATTGAAGGCGTCCGCGAAGGATGTAAAACCTTCGACGTTCAGGCCCGTCTGATTGGCATTATGAGCCGTACGTTCGGCGAAGCCGCCTGCCTGCAGGAGCTGGAAGCGCTGCTGGCCCATCGCGATGCCATCACCGCCGTCGATCTCGCCGGTGACGAGCTGGGCTTCCCGGGCAGTCTGTTCCTCTCCCACTTCAACCGCGCGCGCGATGCCGGCTGGCACATTACCGTGCATGCGGGTGAAGCGGCTGGCCCGGAAAGCATCTGGCAGGCCATCCGCGAGCTGGGCGCCGAGCGTATCGGTCACGGCGTGAAGGCGGTAGAAGATCGCGCCCTGATGGATTTCCTGGCGGAGCAGCGCATCGGGATTGAGTCGTGCCTGACGTCTAACATTCAGACCAGCACCGTCGCAACGCTGGCGCATCATCCGCTGAAAACGTTCCTTGAACACGGCGTGCTGGCCTCGCTGAACACGGACGATCCGGCAGTACAGGGCGTGGATATCATCCACGAGTACAACATCGCCGCACCGCAGGCGGGGCTGAGCCGCGAGCAGATCCGTCAGGCGCAGATCAACGGGCTGGAGATCGCTTTCCTGACGCCTGAAGAGAAGCAGGCGCTTAAAGATAAAGTGGCTCGCGGTTGA
- the nth gene encoding endonuclease III — MNKEKRIAILTRLRDENPHPTTELNFTSPFELLIAVLLSAQATDVSVNKATALLYPVANTPKAMLELGVEGVKSYIKTIGLFNSKAENVIKTCRILLEQHGGEVPEDRAALEALPGVGRKTANVVLNTAFGWPTIAVDTHIFRVSNRTNFAPGKNVEQVEEKLLKVVPAEFKVDCHHWLILHGRYTCIARKPRCGSCIIEDLCEYKEKVYP, encoded by the coding sequence ATGAATAAAGAAAAGCGCATTGCGATCCTGACCCGTCTGCGGGACGAGAACCCGCACCCGACGACGGAGCTGAATTTTACCTCCCCGTTTGAGCTGCTGATCGCGGTGTTGCTCTCTGCGCAGGCGACCGATGTGAGCGTCAATAAAGCCACTGCCCTGCTCTATCCGGTCGCCAATACGCCGAAAGCCATGCTGGAGCTGGGCGTGGAAGGCGTGAAGTCCTATATCAAAACCATCGGCCTGTTTAACAGCAAAGCCGAGAACGTCATTAAGACCTGCCGGATCCTGCTGGAACAGCACGGAGGTGAAGTACCGGAAGATCGCGCCGCGCTGGAAGCCTTACCGGGCGTTGGGCGTAAGACCGCAAACGTGGTGCTCAACACCGCGTTTGGCTGGCCGACCATCGCCGTGGATACGCATATTTTCCGCGTGTCTAACCGGACTAACTTCGCGCCGGGGAAAAATGTTGAGCAGGTCGAAGAGAAGCTGTTAAAGGTGGTTCCGGCCGAATTTAAGGTTGATTGCCATCACTGGCTGATTCTGCACGGTCGCTATACCTGTATTGCCCGTAAGCCTCGCTGCGGCTCCTGCATTATTGAAGATCTCTGCGAATACAAAGAAAAAGTGTATCCCTGA
- the rsxA gene encoding electron transport complex subunit RsxA, which yields MTDYLLLFVGTVLVNNFVLVKFLGLCPFMGVSKKLETAMGMGLATTFVMTMASICAWLIDTWILIPLGLIYLRTLAFILVIAVVVQFTEMVVRKTSPALYRLLGIFLPLITTNCAVLGVALLNINLGHNFMQSALYGFSAAVGFSFVMVLFASIRERLAAADIPAPFRGNAIALVTAGLMSLAFMGFSGLVKL from the coding sequence ATGACCGATTACTTACTGCTCTTTGTCGGCACCGTGCTGGTTAACAACTTCGTTCTGGTGAAGTTCCTTGGCCTGTGTCCGTTTATGGGCGTGTCCAAAAAGCTGGAAACGGCGATGGGCATGGGGCTGGCGACAACCTTCGTCATGACGATGGCGTCCATCTGCGCGTGGTTGATTGATACCTGGATCCTCATCCCGCTGGGGTTAATCTATCTTCGTACGCTGGCTTTTATTCTGGTCATTGCGGTTGTTGTGCAATTTACTGAAATGGTGGTGCGTAAAACCAGCCCGGCCCTCTATCGCCTGCTGGGTATCTTCCTGCCGCTGATCACCACCAACTGTGCCGTTCTCGGCGTTGCGCTGCTGAACATCAACCTTGGCCATAACTTCATGCAGTCGGCGCTGTACGGTTTTTCCGCCGCCGTCGGTTTCTCATTTGTTATGGTCCTCTTCGCGTCGATTCGCGAGCGTCTGGCGGCAGCGGATATCCCTGCTCCCTTCCGCGGTAACGCGATTGCGCTGGTGACCGCTGGTTTAATGTCTCTGGCCTTTATGGGCTTTAGTGGTCTGGTGAAGTTGTAA
- a CDS encoding MalY/PatB family protein, with translation MFDFSTVVDRHGTWCTQWDYVADRFGAADLLPFTISDMDFATAPCITDALHQRINHGVLGYSRWKNDEFLAAVAHWFQQRFNSTIDTETVVYGPSVIYMVSELIRLWSHPGDGVVVHTPAYDAFYKAIEGNARHVVPVEMEKHAAGWQGNMAALEAALAKPENKILLLCSPQNPTGKVWTRDELTQMAELCARNDVAVISDEIHMDMVWGEHRHTPWSAVARGKWALLTSGSKSFNIPALTGAYGLIGDEESRNGYLSALKGRDGLSSPSVLALTAHIAAYQQGGPWLDALRGYLEENLLYIAQEVNRAFPKLNWQSPEATYLAWIDLRPLNIDDRALQKVLIEQQKVAIMPGYTYGKEGNGFVRLNAGCPRSKLEQGVQRLIAGINTLL, from the coding sequence ATGTTTGATTTTTCTACCGTCGTGGATCGACACGGCACCTGGTGTACGCAGTGGGACTACGTCGCCGACCGCTTTGGCGCGGCCGATCTGCTGCCCTTCACCATCTCGGATATGGATTTCGCCACCGCGCCCTGCATTACCGACGCGCTGCATCAGCGCATTAATCACGGCGTGCTGGGCTACAGCCGCTGGAAGAACGATGAGTTTCTCGCTGCCGTCGCGCACTGGTTCCAGCAGCGCTTTAACAGCACGATTGATACGGAAACCGTCGTTTATGGTCCTTCCGTTATCTACATGGTGTCAGAGCTGATTCGTCTCTGGTCACACCCCGGCGACGGCGTAGTGGTTCACACCCCGGCATACGACGCGTTTTACAAAGCTATTGAAGGGAATGCGCGTCATGTAGTGCCCGTGGAGATGGAAAAGCATGCCGCAGGCTGGCAGGGAAATATGGCGGCGCTGGAAGCGGCCCTGGCAAAACCTGAAAACAAAATTTTGCTGCTGTGCAGCCCGCAAAACCCGACCGGCAAGGTCTGGACGAGGGACGAGCTGACGCAGATGGCTGAACTGTGCGCACGCAATGACGTGGCGGTTATCAGCGATGAAATTCATATGGACATGGTGTGGGGAGAACATCGTCACACGCCGTGGAGCGCGGTGGCGCGCGGCAAATGGGCGCTTCTCACCTCCGGCTCGAAAAGCTTTAATATTCCGGCGCTGACGGGCGCTTACGGCCTTATTGGTGATGAGGAGAGCCGTAACGGTTATCTCAGCGCACTAAAAGGCCGGGACGGGCTCTCTTCTCCTTCCGTGCTGGCGCTAACGGCGCATATCGCCGCCTATCAGCAGGGAGGGCCGTGGCTGGATGCCCTGCGGGGATATCTGGAAGAGAATCTGTTGTATATCGCGCAGGAAGTAAACCGCGCCTTTCCGAAACTGAACTGGCAGTCGCCCGAAGCGACCTACCTGGCCTGGATTGACCTGCGCCCGCTGAACATTGACGATCGGGCGCTGCAAAAAGTGCTGATCGAGCAGCAAAAAGTCGCCATCATGCCGGGATATACCTACGGCAAAGAGGGAAACGGCTTTGTTCGCCTGAACGCCGGCTGTCCACGCAGCAAGCTGGAACAAGGGGTGCAACGCCTCATTGCCGGGATTAACACGCTCCTGTAA
- the rsxD gene encoding electron transport complex subunit RsxD, translating into MVFRIASSPYTHNQRQTSRIMMLVCLAALPGIAVQCWFFGWGTLFQIALGCASAVAAEALVLKLRKMAVSRILADNSALLTGLLLAISIPPFAPWWMVVLGTVFAVIIAKQLYGGLGHNPFNPAMIGYVVLLISFPVQMTSWLPPHEIAATVPGFMDALHVIFTGHTALGADMSALRMGVDGISQATPLDTFKTSLHAGHSVEQIMKSAIYSGMLAGAGWQWVNLAYLLGGLFLLQQKAIRWHIPVSFLVTLAVCATLGWVFSPESLASPQMHLLSGATMLGAFFILTDPVTASTTNRGRLIFGALAGLLVWLIRSFGGYPDGVAFAVLLANITVPLIDYYTRPRVYGHR; encoded by the coding sequence ATGGTTTTCAGAATCGCAAGTTCCCCCTACACCCACAACCAGCGTCAGACATCACGCATTATGATGCTGGTCTGCCTGGCCGCGCTGCCGGGCATTGCCGTTCAGTGCTGGTTTTTCGGCTGGGGAACCCTGTTCCAGATAGCCCTGGGCTGCGCCAGCGCCGTCGCGGCGGAAGCACTCGTCCTGAAGCTGCGTAAGATGGCGGTGTCACGCATTCTGGCTGACAACTCCGCGCTGCTGACCGGCCTGCTGCTCGCCATCAGTATTCCGCCGTTTGCCCCGTGGTGGATGGTCGTGCTCGGTACCGTGTTTGCCGTGATCATTGCCAAACAGCTGTACGGCGGGCTCGGCCATAACCCGTTTAACCCGGCGATGATTGGCTACGTGGTGCTGCTGATCTCCTTCCCGGTGCAGATGACCAGCTGGCTGCCGCCGCACGAGATTGCGGCCACGGTTCCGGGCTTTATGGATGCCCTGCACGTTATCTTTACTGGCCATACGGCGCTGGGCGCTGACATGAGCGCGCTGCGTATGGGCGTGGACGGCATCAGCCAGGCCACGCCTCTCGATACCTTTAAAACGTCCCTGCATGCCGGGCACAGCGTTGAGCAGATTATGAAATCCGCGATTTACAGCGGCATGCTGGCGGGTGCAGGCTGGCAGTGGGTCAACCTGGCGTATCTGCTGGGCGGCCTGTTCCTGCTGCAGCAGAAAGCCATTCGCTGGCATATTCCGGTCAGCTTCCTCGTGACGCTGGCGGTCTGCGCGACGCTGGGATGGGTATTCTCTCCTGAATCACTCGCCAGCCCGCAGATGCACCTGCTCTCCGGGGCGACCATGCTGGGTGCCTTCTTTATCCTGACGGACCCGGTTACAGCGTCAACGACTAACCGCGGCCGCCTGATCTTCGGCGCGCTGGCAGGCCTGCTCGTATGGCTGATCCGCAGCTTTGGCGGTTACCCGGACGGCGTCGCGTTTGCCGTCCTGCTCGCCAACATTACCGTTCCGCTCATCGACTATTACACGCGCCCGCGCGTGTACGGCCATCGCTAA
- the rsxB gene encoding electron transport complex subunit RsxB: MNAIWIAIASISVLGLVFGLILGYASRRFAVEDDPVVEKIDELLPQSQCGQCGYPGCRPYAEAVGIQGEKINRCAPGGEAVMLKIAALLNVDPQPVDGDAEVQEPVRALAVIDEANCIGCTKCIQACPVDAIVGATRAMHTVVADLCTGCNLCVAPCPTQCIELRPVETTTESWKWDLQTIPVRIIPVEQHA; this comes from the coding sequence ATGAATGCTATCTGGATTGCCATCGCCTCTATCAGCGTCCTGGGGTTGGTGTTTGGCCTTATCCTGGGTTACGCCTCCCGCCGTTTCGCGGTAGAGGACGATCCTGTTGTTGAAAAAATTGATGAGTTGCTGCCGCAAAGCCAGTGCGGGCAGTGCGGCTACCCGGGCTGCCGTCCCTACGCTGAAGCGGTAGGCATTCAGGGTGAAAAAATTAACCGCTGCGCCCCCGGCGGCGAAGCGGTGATGCTGAAAATCGCGGCCCTGCTTAACGTCGATCCGCAGCCCGTTGATGGCGATGCGGAGGTACAGGAGCCGGTTCGCGCCCTCGCCGTGATCGACGAGGCAAACTGCATCGGCTGTACCAAATGTATTCAGGCCTGCCCGGTTGACGCCATTGTTGGCGCCACCCGCGCCATGCACACCGTCGTGGCGGATCTGTGCACCGGCTGTAACCTCTGCGTGGCCCCCTGCCCGACGCAATGTATTGAGCTGCGCCCGGTTGAAACGACTACCGAAAGCTGGAAGTGGGATCTTCAAACCATTCCGGTTCGCATCATTCCTGTGGAACAACATGCTTAA
- the blr gene encoding division septum protein Blr, whose product MNRIIELAGWIVLGVSVILLGVASHIDNYQPPEPVTVAQPK is encoded by the coding sequence ATTAATCGAATCATTGAATTAGCGGGATGGATTGTTCTTGGGGTTTCGGTCATTTTGCTGGGTGTTGCCAGCCATATCGATAACTACCAGCCGCCGGAGCCTGTCACAGTCGCCCAACCTAAGTAA
- the rsxC gene encoding electron transport complex subunit RsxC → MLKLFSAFRKEKIWDFDGGIHPPEMKTQSNGTPLRQIPLATRYVMPLKQHIGAEGELCVKEGDTVLRGQPLTFGRGRMLPIHAPTSGKVVAIAPHTVPHPSALSELSVIIEADGEDRWIERDGWSDYRSQSREALIERIHQFGVAGLGGAGFPTGVKLRGGGDNIQTLIINAAECEPYITADDRLMQDCAAQVVEGIRILAHILKPREVLIGIEDNKPQAISMLRAVLAGSHDISLRVIPTKYPSGGAKQLTQILTGKQVPHGGRSSDIGVLMQNVGTAYAVKRAVIDGEPLTERVVTLTGESVSRPGNVWARLGTPVRHLLEQAEFCPTSDQMVIMGGPLMGFTLPWLDVPVVKITNCLLAPSPTEMGEEQEEKGCIRCSACADACPADLLPQQLYWYSKGQLHDKAKSHNLADCIECGACAWVCPSNIPLVQYFRQEKAEIYAISMEEKRAAEARARFEARQARLEREKIARQERHKQAAVQPAGKDQDAINAALARVREKKADAAQTVVIQAGEKPDNSEAIAAREARKAAARARQAEKAQTVQADTEIDPRKAAVEAAIARAKARKSGEQSVVIEQDAVDPRKAAVEAAIARAKARKAAQQAPEAVSEAEAPPVDPRKAAVEAAIARAKARKAAQQAPTVVSEAEAPPVDPRKAAVEAAIARAKARKAAQQEEQPQAANDDPRKAAVAAAIARVQAKKAAQQAVNED, encoded by the coding sequence ATGCTTAAGTTATTTTCTGCTTTCAGAAAAGAGAAGATTTGGGACTTTGACGGCGGTATCCATCCGCCGGAGATGAAAACCCAGTCCAACGGCACGCCGCTGCGTCAAATTCCGCTGGCGACGCGTTACGTCATGCCGCTCAAACAGCATATTGGCGCTGAGGGCGAGCTGTGCGTGAAAGAAGGCGATACGGTTCTTCGCGGTCAGCCGCTGACCTTTGGCCGTGGACGCATGCTGCCGATACACGCCCCTACCTCCGGTAAAGTGGTGGCGATTGCCCCTCATACGGTGCCCCATCCGTCCGCTCTATCGGAGCTGAGCGTGATCATTGAAGCCGACGGCGAAGACCGCTGGATTGAACGTGACGGCTGGAGCGATTACCGCAGCCAGAGCCGCGAAGCGCTTATCGAGCGTATTCATCAGTTCGGCGTCGCCGGGCTGGGCGGTGCGGGCTTCCCGACCGGCGTCAAGCTGCGCGGCGGTGGCGATAATATCCAGACGTTGATTATCAACGCCGCCGAGTGCGAGCCCTATATCACCGCCGACGATCGTCTGATGCAGGATTGCGCCGCTCAGGTGGTGGAAGGCATCCGCATCCTGGCGCATATTCTTAAGCCGCGGGAAGTGTTGATTGGTATCGAAGACAATAAACCGCAGGCCATCTCGATGCTGCGCGCCGTGCTGGCGGGCAGTCACGATATTAGCCTGCGCGTTATCCCGACCAAGTACCCTTCTGGCGGCGCAAAACAGCTGACGCAAATTCTCACCGGTAAGCAGGTGCCGCACGGCGGACGCTCTTCGGATATCGGCGTGCTGATGCAAAACGTCGGCACCGCCTATGCGGTGAAACGCGCGGTGATTGACGGCGAGCCGTTGACCGAGCGCGTGGTGACGCTGACCGGCGAGTCGGTTTCCCGTCCGGGCAACGTCTGGGCGCGTCTGGGTACGCCGGTGCGCCATCTGCTGGAACAGGCTGAATTTTGCCCGACCAGCGACCAGATGGTGATCATGGGCGGCCCCCTGATGGGCTTTACCCTGCCGTGGCTCGATGTACCGGTGGTCAAAATCACCAACTGTCTGCTCGCCCCTTCCCCAACCGAAATGGGTGAAGAACAGGAAGAGAAAGGTTGCATCCGCTGCAGCGCCTGTGCCGATGCCTGCCCGGCGGATCTGCTCCCGCAGCAGCTGTACTGGTACAGCAAAGGCCAGCTGCACGACAAGGCAAAATCCCATAACTTGGCCGACTGCATTGAATGCGGCGCCTGCGCCTGGGTCTGCCCAAGCAACATTCCGCTGGTGCAATACTTCCGTCAGGAGAAGGCCGAGATTTATGCCATTTCCATGGAAGAAAAACGCGCCGCGGAAGCCAGGGCACGTTTCGAAGCGCGTCAGGCGCGACTGGAGCGCGAAAAAATCGCCCGTCAGGAACGCCATAAGCAGGCCGCCGTTCAGCCTGCCGGGAAAGATCAGGATGCGATCAACGCCGCACTGGCGCGCGTTCGTGAGAAAAAAGCCGATGCCGCCCAGACGGTAGTGATCCAGGCCGGGGAAAAACCGGATAACAGCGAAGCGATTGCCGCTCGCGAAGCGCGAAAGGCTGCGGCTCGCGCGCGTCAGGCGGAAAAAGCGCAAACGGTTCAGGCAGATACTGAGATCGACCCGCGTAAAGCGGCCGTTGAAGCGGCGATTGCGCGCGCCAAAGCCCGCAAATCGGGTGAGCAAAGCGTGGTCATCGAGCAGGATGCGGTCGATCCGCGCAAAGCCGCCGTTGAAGCGGCGATAGCCCGGGCCAAAGCCCGTAAGGCTGCGCAGCAGGCGCCAGAGGCAGTATCAGAAGCAGAAGCACCACCGGTCGACCCGCGTAAAGCCGCCGTTGAAGCGGCGATTGCACGGGCTAAAGCCCGTAAGGCAGCGCAGCAGGCACCAACGGTAGTATCAGAAGCAGAAGCACCACCGGTCGACCCGCGTAAAGCCGCCGTTGAAGCAGCGATTGCCCGCGCCAAAGCCCGTAAGGCAGCGCAGCAGGAAGAGCAGCCGCAGGCCGCCAACGATGACCCGCGCAAGGCCGCCGTCGCCGCCGCCATTGCGCGCGTTCAGGCGAAGAAAGCCGCACAGCAAGCCGTAAACGAGGATTAA
- the rsxG gene encoding electron transport complex subunit RsxG: MLKTMQKHGVTLAVFAAVLTGLTALVNSLTKTTIEEQASKQQKALFDQVIPSDFYDNDLQKSCFVVDAPQLGKGSHRLFIARKGDKPVGAVMEATAPDGYSGAIQLLVGSDFSGTILGTRVTQHHETPGLGDKIETRLSDWILHFAGKVIHGEGDTAFAVKKDGGEFDQFTGATITPRAVVNAVKRAGLYAETLPAQINNLPACGE; this comes from the coding sequence ATGTTAAAAACGATGCAAAAACACGGCGTCACGCTTGCTGTATTCGCCGCGGTCCTGACCGGGCTGACGGCCCTGGTTAACTCGTTAACCAAAACGACCATCGAAGAGCAGGCTTCAAAGCAGCAAAAGGCGCTGTTCGATCAGGTGATCCCATCAGATTTCTACGATAATGACCTGCAAAAGAGCTGCTTTGTGGTAGACGCACCGCAGCTTGGGAAAGGCTCTCACCGCCTCTTTATTGCCCGCAAAGGGGATAAACCGGTAGGCGCGGTGATGGAAGCGACGGCGCCCGACGGCTATTCCGGCGCCATTCAACTGCTCGTCGGCAGCGATTTCTCCGGCACAATACTGGGTACCCGCGTGACGCAGCATCATGAAACGCCGGGCCTGGGCGATAAAATTGAAACCCGTCTGAGCGACTGGATTTTGCACTTCGCCGGTAAAGTTATCCATGGCGAAGGGGATACCGCGTTTGCGGTGAAGAAAGATGGCGGCGAGTTCGACCAGTTCACCGGCGCGACCATCACGCCGCGCGCCGTGGTGAACGCCGTAAAACGAGCCGGGCTGTATGCCGAAACGCTGCCCGCGCAAATCAACAATCTTCCGGCCTGTGGGGAGTAA